The sequence below is a genomic window from Buchnera aphidicola (Sitobion avenae).
ACATTTCTAGAATTAACTTTTGGCGTCTTAGCTAGTATTATTACCATGTGGTTTTCTAGACATCGTGAATTTTATGCTGATGCTAGTTCGGCAAAAATGGTAGGTCGCGAAAAAATGATCTCTGCTTTAAATCGTTTAAAAAAAAGTCATGAACCTCAAGAATCTGATAGTATGATTGCGTTTTGTATAAATGGAAAATCTGATTCTCTTTTCAAGTTATTTGCATCTCATCCTTCTTTAGAAAACAGAATACAAGCATTACATAATAAAAAATATATGTAGTCAAAATATACTTTTCCTAATAGAAATTTATTTTTAATTTTTCTATTAGGAAGCTTGGAATGTATAAAAAAAATTTTTTTTAATAAATTTAAACTTGATTTTTTTTTATAAAAATGATAATATATAATGATATTATGCTTTTTTATTATTAATTAAATTTTTAGGTAAAAATAAGTTACAATTCTGTTATGCATAGAATATTAAATTTAAAAAAGTTTAGAAGTAAAGACGTTGACACAGCTTCTCTTGCCAAATCTTAAATTCATGCCTTATACAGTAATGTTTTTATTTTCTACATAAATTAGCAATAAGACTAATAAATTTTCTTAAGGAAATTACAAAATGGCTAAGATTAAAGGTCAAGTTAAGTGGTTCAACGAATCTAAAGGTTTTGGTTTTATCACACCATCAGATGGAAGTAAGGATGTTTTTGTACATTTTTCTTCAATTCAGGGAAATGGATTTAAAACATTAACTGAAGGGCAAAATGTTGAATTTGAAATTCAAGATGGACAAAAAGGTCCAGCTGCAATAAATGTTTTTTCTATATAAACTAAACATTAGTTAATACAAAACTAAATTTTTTAAAAAGCCCTCTGTTAAATAAATCAGAGGACTTCGTTTTTTAAATCCTCTAAAAATATCTATTTTTTACTATAATTACAAAATAAGTACTAACTTCACAAATAAATTCTTCAAAAAAAAATATTCATTCACATGACCTATTTTTATCAAAAAAATTTTTAATCTTCTAAATATAATAAATCAATATATCCTATTTTTTTACGGAGTTTTTCTGATGGAGTTTTTTTTAGACCCGTCAACTTGGGCTGGATTATTAACACTAGTTATACTAGAAGTAGTATTAGGCATTGATAATTTAATTTTTGTAGCAATTTTATCAGAAAAACTACCCCCTAATCAACGAGATAAAGCACGTTTAATCGGTTTAGGGCTAGCTTTAGTAATGCGTTTAGCATTACTATCATTAATATCTTGGGTTGTGACTCTTAATTCCCCTATTATTCATAATAGATTTTTTTCTTTATCTATACGTGATGTTATTCTTTTATTTGGTGGTTTTTTTTTATTATTTAAAACTACAATAGAATTACATGAAAGACTAGAAAATAATCATCATGAAAATTCAGAAAATAAAAATTATGCAGGTTTTTGGGCTGTAGTAATTCAAATAGTTGTTTTAGATGCAGTATTTTC
It includes:
- the cspC gene encoding cold shock-like protein CspC yields the protein MAKIKGQVKWFNESKGFGFITPSDGSKDVFVHFSSIQGNGFKTLTEGQNVEFEIQDGQKGPAAINVFSI